A window of Ictidomys tridecemlineatus isolate mIctTri1 chromosome 1, mIctTri1.hap1, whole genome shotgun sequence contains these coding sequences:
- the LOC101975308 gene encoding LOW QUALITY PROTEIN: transcriptional repressor protein YY1 (The sequence of the model RefSeq protein was modified relative to this genomic sequence to represent the inferred CDS: inserted 1 base in 1 codon), protein MDVLWPDVEIRSPHVQALALVGACHHDGGALLELGGSCRNGLCAWGKRPWVLLGFSVQLSANRLDETKDIYHETVDEEQIIGENWPPDYSEYMTGKKLPPGGIPGIDLSDPKQLAELARMKPRKIKEDDAPRTIACPHKGCTKMFRDNSAMRKHLHTHGPRVHVCAECGKAFVESSKLKRHQLVHTGENPFQCTFEGCGKRFSLDFKLRTHVQIHTGDRPYVCPFHGCNXKFAQSTNLKSHILTHAKAKNNQ, encoded by the exons ATGGATGTGTTGTGGCCAGATGTAGAGATTAGA AGCCCCCATGTGCAGGCTCTGGCCTTGGTTGGAGCCTGTCACCATGACGGGGGCGCCCTCCTGGAGCTTGGTGGGAGCTGCAGGAACGGCCTTTGCGCATGGGGCAAGCGCCCCTGGGTTTTGCTGGGGTTTAGCGTTCAGCTCTCTGCAAATAGATTGGATGAAACAAAAGATATTTACCATGAGACAGTGGATGAAGAACAGATCATTGGAGAGAACTGGCCTCCTGATTATTCAGAGTATATGACAGGAAAGAAACTCCCTCCTGGAGGAATCCCTGGCATTGACCTCTCAGATCCAAAACAGCTGGCAGAACTTGCTAGAATGAagccaagaaaaattaaagaagatgatGCTCCAAGAACAATAGCTTGCCCTCATAAAGGCTGCACAAAGATGTTCAGGGATAACTCTGCTATGAGAAAACATCTGCACACCCATGGCCCCAGAGTCCACGTCTGtgcagaatgtggcaaagctttcgtTGAGAGCTCAAAACTGAAACGACACCAACTGGttcatactggagagaatccCTTCCAGTGCACATTCGAAGGCTGTGGGAAACGCTTTTCACTGGACTTCAAATTGCGCACACATGTGCAAATCCATACCGGAGACAGGCCCTATGTGTGCCCCTTCCATGGTTGTA AAAAGTTTGCTCAGTCAACTAACCTGAAATCTCACATCTTAACACATGCGAAGGCCAAAAACAAccagtga